A window of the Chelonoidis abingdonii isolate Lonesome George chromosome 19, CheloAbing_2.0, whole genome shotgun sequence genome harbors these coding sequences:
- the WFDC1 gene encoding WAP four-disulfide core domain protein 1, whose product MDSSSNRLVPKLHFYKKIFAAALCVSILLPESGFAKNLWKRALHLKLAEKSDDYEYPLHSHSAHHQKNDRCPPPPQTLPERACEVSSCRSDSECERHKRCCYNGCIYACLESVQPPPVLDWLVQPKPRWLGGNGWLLDGPEEVLQAEACSTTEDGDEPLHCPTGYECHIISPGNTAEGIPNRGQCIKLRGNPDGHNLRHKYYKEYFGSNSNNVLGYVKQQQKQLG is encoded by the exons ATGGACTCCAGCAGCAATCGCCTGGTGCCCAAGCTGCATTTCTACAAAAAGATCTTTGCTGCAGCCTTGTGTGTCTCAATCTTACTCCCAGAATCGGGCTTTGCAAAGAATCTCTGGAAACGTGCTCTCCATCTGAAACTGGCAGAGAAGTCTGAT GATTATGAGTACCCTCTTCATTCTCACAGTGCCCACCACCAGAAGAATGAccgctgccccccgcccccgcagacTTTACCAGAGCGAGCATGTGAGGTGTCCAGCTGCCGTTCAGATTCCGAATGTGAAAGACACAAGCGTTGTTGTTACAATGGGTGCATCTATGCCTGCTTAGAATCAGTGCAGCCACCTCCAG ttttagaCTGGTTGGTACAGCCAAAACCACGTTGGCTTGGAGGAAACGGTTGGTTGTTAGACGGACCAGAGGAAGTTTTACAAG CGGAGGCCTGCAGCACCACTGAGGATGGGGATGAGCCTCTGCATTGCCCTACGGGATATGAATGCCACATCATCAGTCCTGGCAACACAGCCGAAGGAATCCCCAACAGGGGTCAGTGCATCAAGCTACGTGGAAATCCCG ATGGACACAACCTAAGACATAAATATTACAAGGAGTATTTTG GGAGTAATTCCAATAATGTACTTGGCTATGTgaaacagcagcagaagcagtTAGGTTAA